In a genomic window of Rhinolophus ferrumequinum isolate MPI-CBG mRhiFer1 chromosome 2, mRhiFer1_v1.p, whole genome shotgun sequence:
- the POGLUT1 gene encoding protein O-glucosyltransferase 1: protein MFVRGGASASAAVGHSAGARPAMEQWARSQLGLWLLLLLLSPVPGRQKESGSKWKVFIDQINRSLENYEPCSSQNCSCYYGVIEEDLTPFRGGISRKMMAEVVRRKLGTHYQIIKNRLYRENDCMFPSRCSGVEHFILEVIGRLPDMEMVINVRDYPQVPKWMEPAIPVFSFSKTSEYHDIMYPAWTFWEGGPAVWPIYPTGLGRWDLFREDLLRSAAQWPWKKKNSTAYFRGSRTSPERDPLILLSRKNPKLVDAEYTKNQAWKSMKDTLGKPAAKDVHLVDHCKYKYLFNFRGVAASFRFKHLFLCGSLVFHVGDEWLEFFYPQLKPWIHYIPVKTDLSNVQELLQFVKANDDIAQGIAERGSQFIMNHLQMDDITCYWENLLTEYSKFLSYNVTRRKGYDQIVPKILKTEL, encoded by the exons ATGTTTGTGCGGGGCGGTGCTTCCGCCAGCGCTGCAGTGGGGCACTCCGCAGGGGCTCGGCCCGCCATGGAGCAGTGGGCGCGCTCCCAGCTTGGGCTGTGGTTGCTGTTGCTACTCCTGTCCCCAGTGCCGGGCCGCCAGAAGGAGTCAG GTTCAAAATGGAAAGTATTTATTGACCAAATTAACAGGTCTTTGGAGAATTATGAACCATGTTCAAGTCAAAACTGCAGCTGCTATTATGG GGTCATAGAAGAGGATCTGACTCCTTTCCGAGGAGGTATCTCAAGGAAGATGATGGCGGAGGTAGTCAGACGGAAGCTAGGAACTCACTACCAGATCATTAAGAACAGATTATACCGAGAAAATGACTGCATGTTTCCCTCAAG GTGTAGTGGTGTTGAACACTTTATTTTGGAAGTTATTGGACGCCTCCCTGACATGGAGATGGTGATCAATGTACGAGATTATCCTCAGGTTCCTAAGTGGATGGAGCCTGCTATTCCAGTCTTCTCCTTCAGTAAG ACATCAGAGTACCATGATATCATGTATCCTGCTTGGACATTTTGGGAAGGGGGACCTGCTGTTTGGCCAATTTATCCTACGGGTCTTGGACGGTGGGACCTCTTCAGAGAAGATCTATTAAG GTCAGCAGCACAGTGgccatggaaaaagaaaaattccacagCGTATTTCCGAGGATCAAG gACAAGTCCAGAACGAGATCCTCTCATTCTTCTATCTCGGAAAAACCCAAAACTTGTTGATGCAGAATACACCAAAAACCAGGCCTGGAAATCTATGAAA GATACCTTGGGAAAGCCAGCTGCTAAGGATGTCCATCTTGTGGATCACTGCAAATATAA GTATCTGTTTAATTTTCGAGGTGTAGCTGCAAGTTTCCGGTTCAAACACCTCTTCCTGTGTGGTTCACTTGTTTTCCATGTCGGTGACGAGTGGCTGGAATTCTTCTATCCACAACTGAAGCCGTGGATTCACTATATCCCAGTCAAAACAGATCTCTCCAACGTCCA GGAGCTGTTGCAATTTGTAAAAGCAAATGATGACATAGCTCAAGGAATTGCTGAAAG GGGAAGCCAATTTATTATGAACCACTTGCAGATGGATGACATCACCTGTTACTGGGAGAACCTATTGACTGAATACTCTAAATTTCTGTCCTATAATGTAACAAGAAGGAAAGGCTATGATCAGATTGTtcccaaaattttgaaaactgaactcTAA